One genomic segment of Halalkalicoccus tibetensis includes these proteins:
- a CDS encoding glycoside hydrolase family 15 protein, protein MDFTPISRHGLIGDGSTCALVAEDGTIDWWCVPNLDSPSVFGRLLDPGMGGFSIEPVSPATSSQRYEPDTNVLHTEFETESGAITVTDFIPKAEDGPSRVQSIYRRVTCEEGPVTVQTVFEPRFDYARADTVLEENGEAIIADGETERLQFASESPLRVDDDRAIGHETLEAGDVRWSVAQHDGETAPDPSEGEAVLETTVDYWTDWVGRENGMLADVIEDRWVDAVVRSGLVLKLLMQEETGAICAAPTTSLPETLGGVRNWDYRYNWIRDSKLTVQALYALGKRDEAHAYFEWFLDLCESGPEELQPIYGLRGELDLEEELLEEHTGYRYSKPVRIGNAAADQHQGDIYGSIVQGIYETLHYDEDLDEEGWRLVEAVVDYTCEIWDEPGEGIWEFRDEPRHHVHSKLMCWIALERGIEIAELDDREAPLERWREVREEIREAILERGYSEEAGAFVQHFDTDEHLDASTLLIPISGFLPADDERVQNTIDAILADLTSEEGFVYRYKRDDGLPGEEGAFVLCSFWLVDALALSGRIEEAEEIFETLLDHANPLGLFAEEIEPGTGTFLGNFPQAFSHIGLINSAIYLSVAKEEEIEAEGGEFSTYFG, encoded by the coding sequence ATGGACTTCACCCCGATCTCGCGCCACGGGCTCATCGGCGACGGAAGTACGTGTGCGCTGGTCGCGGAGGACGGGACGATCGACTGGTGGTGCGTCCCGAACCTCGACTCGCCGAGCGTCTTCGGCCGGCTGCTCGACCCCGGGATGGGCGGGTTCTCGATCGAGCCGGTCTCGCCCGCGACGAGCAGCCAGCGCTACGAGCCGGACACGAACGTCCTCCACACCGAGTTCGAGACCGAAAGCGGCGCGATCACCGTCACGGACTTCATTCCGAAGGCCGAGGACGGGCCCTCGCGCGTTCAGTCGATCTACCGGCGGGTGACCTGCGAGGAGGGGCCGGTCACCGTCCAGACCGTCTTCGAACCCCGGTTCGACTACGCTCGCGCGGACACCGTCCTCGAGGAGAACGGAGAAGCGATCATCGCCGACGGCGAGACCGAGCGCCTCCAGTTCGCGAGCGAGTCGCCGCTCCGCGTCGACGACGACCGCGCGATCGGCCACGAGACCCTCGAGGCGGGCGACGTCCGGTGGTCGGTGGCCCAGCACGACGGGGAGACGGCGCCCGACCCGAGCGAGGGCGAGGCGGTCCTCGAGACGACGGTCGACTACTGGACCGACTGGGTCGGGCGCGAGAACGGGATGCTCGCGGACGTCATCGAGGACCGATGGGTGGACGCGGTCGTCCGGTCGGGGCTCGTGCTCAAGCTGCTGATGCAGGAGGAAACGGGCGCGATCTGTGCGGCCCCGACGACCTCGCTGCCCGAAACCCTCGGGGGCGTTCGCAACTGGGACTACCGCTACAACTGGATCCGGGACTCGAAGCTCACCGTTCAGGCGCTCTACGCCCTGGGGAAGAGGGACGAAGCCCACGCCTACTTCGAATGGTTCCTCGACCTCTGTGAGTCCGGCCCCGAGGAGCTCCAGCCGATCTACGGCCTGCGCGGCGAGCTGGACCTCGAGGAGGAGCTGCTCGAGGAACACACGGGCTATCGCTACTCGAAGCCGGTCCGGATCGGTAACGCGGCCGCCGACCAGCACCAGGGCGACATCTACGGCTCGATCGTCCAGGGGATCTACGAGACGCTTCACTACGACGAGGACCTCGACGAGGAGGGTTGGCGGCTGGTCGAGGCGGTCGTCGATTACACCTGCGAGATCTGGGACGAGCCCGGCGAGGGGATCTGGGAGTTCCGCGACGAGCCGCGCCACCACGTCCACTCGAAGCTGATGTGCTGGATCGCGCTCGAGCGCGGGATCGAGATCGCCGAGCTCGACGACCGCGAGGCACCCCTCGAGCGCTGGCGCGAGGTCCGCGAGGAGATCCGCGAGGCGATCCTCGAGCGGGGCTACAGCGAGGAAGCGGGGGCGTTCGTCCAGCACTTCGACACCGACGAACACCTCGACGCCTCGACGCTGCTGATCCCCATCAGCGGCTTCCTGCCCGCCGACGACGAGCGCGTCCAGAACACGATCGACGCGATCCTCGCCGACCTGACCAGCGAGGAGGGGTTCGTCTACCGCTACAAGCGAGACGACGGCCTGCCGGGCGAGGAGGGGGCGTTCGTCCTCTGTTCGTTCTGGCTGGTCGACGCGCTCGCGCTCTCAGGGCGGATCGAGGAGGCCGAGGAGATCTTCGAGACCCTGCTCGATCACGCGAACCCGCTGGGGCTGTTCGCCGAGGAGATCGAGCCCGGGACGGGCACCTTCCTCGGGAACTTCCCGCAGGCGTTCTCGCACATCGGGCTGATCAACAGCGCGATCTACCTCAGCGTCGCGAAGGAGGAGGAGATCGAAGCCGAGGGCGGCGAGTTCAGTACGTACTTCGGCTGA
- a CDS encoding NAD(P)-dependent oxidoreductase: MKVAITGANGNVGHQAVEALSDHDVTPITHSETEEMDSEIADVTDAERVSKVLSGHDAVVHLAANPDPDADWEGVREVNVDGAYNVYEAAVENGLDRVVFASSNHVSHMYNAADPAEPESMVEAPDVVDADDPTRPDSYYGVSKVAGEALGDYYADRHGLEVVNLRIGWLLEQEDLEETQEDGEEHARYARAMWLSPRDCRDAIESATTGNVEGSVAVNAVSANDDRYLSLTHAMRTIGYRPRDDSGEALSRSTY, translated from the coding sequence ATGAAGGTCGCCATCACCGGCGCGAACGGCAACGTGGGCCACCAGGCCGTCGAGGCGCTCTCCGACCACGACGTGACGCCGATCACCCACAGTGAGACCGAGGAGATGGACAGCGAGATCGCCGACGTCACCGACGCCGAGCGGGTCTCGAAGGTCCTCTCGGGTCATGACGCCGTCGTCCACCTCGCGGCGAACCCCGACCCCGACGCCGACTGGGAGGGCGTCCGCGAGGTCAACGTCGACGGCGCGTACAACGTCTACGAGGCCGCCGTCGAGAACGGCCTCGATCGCGTGGTCTTCGCCTCCTCGAACCACGTCAGCCACATGTACAACGCCGCCGACCCCGCCGAGCCCGAGTCGATGGTCGAGGCGCCCGACGTGGTCGACGCCGACGACCCGACCCGGCCCGATTCGTACTACGGCGTCAGCAAGGTCGCCGGCGAGGCACTCGGCGACTACTACGCCGATCGCCACGGGCTCGAGGTCGTCAACCTGCGGATCGGCTGGCTGCTCGAGCAGGAGGACCTGGAGGAGACCCAAGAGGACGGCGAGGAACACGCTCGATACGCCCGCGCGATGTGGCTCAGCCCGCGGGACTGTCGGGATGCGATCGAGTCCGCGACGACGGGCAACGTTGAGGGCTCCGTCGCGGTGAACGCCGTCTCCGCGAACGACGACCGGTATCTCTCCCTGACCCACGCGATGCGGACGATCGGCTACCGGCCGCGGGACGACTCGGGCGAGGCGCTCAGCCGAAGTACGTACTGA
- a CDS encoding cation:proton antiporter, whose amino-acid sequence MSLGGIALATDFAAVIVTAAVLAILARKTKQPTIVAYILTGIVIGPVMLDLVGEDELIEIMAELGLGFLLFLLGIEMSFENIRDILKPTAAIAAGQAVLQAVLSFSVALLIGFDPFQSGMIALATTFGATPIIVKILGDKDELKTLYGRVDVGILIVQDIYLVIALAVLGVGTVDDVTEVALSMGRVLGLMALVGLAAYLSYRYLLPTLLRASAQNESTLFTVGIAWAFVFIFAAETLELSVEVGAFLAGLALAQLPYSTELKERMSLVTDFFIVVFFASIGLQMTADQLLAYWQEALIAAALLIIGNFFIVFGLFLSQNFDVETSFIGTINMLQVSEFSLVLGAIAVTQGFIEEDLLGFFSLMALVTMPLSTYVIINNHEIYRRAEPYLERFKSDDRIETELGVHEDHAVIIGYDRLVVESLDPIREQFDDIVLVDRSPENVSELRDSGFDYNYGDFRHGEIRQEADLENASFVMSMATQTEINRQLLEQAPEDATTFVAAGHPEDAATLYDEGADYVIIRQVLAGEVLAEHVTDYLTDREAFDATVDRTREGLEGGESDGR is encoded by the coding sequence ATGAGCCTCGGCGGTATCGCCCTCGCGACCGACTTCGCCGCCGTCATCGTCACGGCAGCGGTCCTCGCGATCCTCGCCCGAAAGACCAAACAGCCGACCATCGTCGCGTACATCCTCACCGGGATCGTCATCGGCCCGGTGATGCTCGACCTCGTCGGCGAGGACGAGCTCATCGAGATCATGGCCGAGCTGGGCCTCGGCTTCCTCCTCTTCCTGCTCGGCATCGAGATGAGCTTCGAGAACATCCGCGACATCCTCAAGCCGACCGCCGCGATCGCGGCCGGACAGGCGGTCCTGCAGGCGGTCCTCTCCTTTTCCGTCGCCCTGCTGATCGGGTTCGACCCGTTCCAGTCGGGGATGATCGCGCTCGCGACCACCTTCGGGGCGACGCCGATCATCGTCAAGATCCTCGGCGACAAGGACGAGCTCAAGACCTTATACGGTCGGGTCGACGTCGGCATCCTGATCGTCCAGGACATCTACCTCGTGATCGCGCTCGCGGTGCTCGGCGTCGGTACGGTCGACGACGTCACCGAGGTCGCCCTGAGCATGGGGCGCGTGCTCGGGCTGATGGCGCTGGTCGGGCTGGCAGCGTACCTCTCCTATCGATATCTGCTGCCGACGCTGCTCCGCGCGAGCGCCCAGAACGAGAGCACCCTCTTCACCGTCGGAATCGCGTGGGCGTTCGTCTTCATCTTCGCGGCCGAGACCCTCGAGCTCTCGGTCGAGGTCGGCGCCTTCCTCGCCGGCCTCGCGCTCGCCCAGCTCCCCTACAGCACGGAGCTCAAGGAACGGATGAGTCTCGTCACCGACTTCTTCATCGTGGTCTTCTTCGCCTCGATCGGCCTGCAGATGACCGCCGATCAGCTGCTCGCCTACTGGCAGGAGGCGCTGATCGCCGCCGCGCTGTTGATCATCGGGAACTTCTTCATCGTCTTCGGGCTCTTCCTGAGCCAGAACTTCGACGTCGAGACCTCCTTCATCGGGACGATCAACATGCTGCAGGTCAGCGAGTTCTCGCTCGTTCTCGGGGCCATCGCCGTTACCCAGGGATTCATCGAGGAGGACCTGCTCGGCTTCTTCAGCCTGATGGCGCTAGTAACGATGCCGCTTTCGACATACGTGATCATCAACAACCACGAGATCTACAGGCGTGCCGAACCGTACCTGGAACGCTTCAAGTCGGACGACCGCATCGAGACGGAGCTCGGCGTCCACGAGGACCACGCGGTGATCATCGGCTACGACCGGCTCGTGGTCGAGTCGCTCGACCCCATCCGTGAGCAGTTCGACGACATCGTCCTCGTCGATCGGTCACCCGAGAACGTCTCCGAGCTTCGGGATAGCGGCTTCGACTACAACTACGGCGACTTCCGCCACGGCGAGATCCGCCAGGAGGCGGACCTCGAGAACGCGTCGTTCGTCATGAGCATGGCGACTCAGACGGAGATCAACCGCCAGCTCCTCGAGCAAGCCCCCGAGGACGCGACGACGTTCGTCGCGGCCGGCCACCCCGAGGACGCGGCGACGCTCTACGACGAGGGTGCCGACTACGTGATCATCCGGCAGGTGCTCGCCGGCGAGGTGCTGGCCGAGCACGTGACCGACTACCTGACCGACCGGGAGGCGTTCGACGCGACGGTCGATCGCACCCGCGAGGGGCTCGAGGGGGGTGAGTCCGATGGTCGTTGA
- a CDS encoding cation:proton antiporter — MVVEVIGSLTAIFVLAAVLLLAAGRYGLPVIPFYLVAGIVAGFVIAEEQLLDLAQWGIAFLVFLFGVEFDTADIRELGADSTVIAIVQLLVTGGAFYLVGLGLGLDGLNALYLAIAAALSSSLVSLGEANGRPDVTFERLRESIHFVEDLLAIVVVLCLSAFVYSAQPALEQLAVGIGLVLVGLFVRRYLFDRIASLADDIEIMMLVGVSFIIGFIALSELAGISIVVGAFAAGLAVSPEYPYNIKMLDAIEDLHDFFAPIFFLTLGALIAIPTLETALYTLVLVVAVLVVNPAIAVLVLLRRGYDPRTSTLAALGLDQVSEFSLIVAIGALGAGTIEGALFEAIVLAGVVTMIVSAYSSRYGEEIHRALAERGLFGPVQRVDERSRVTDDLSDHVIVVGYGTEGKEVARACEEAGREFVVIENDPVLVEGLVDDVENYVVGDVMGDRVWEAARADRAELIVSTVIQEERSARALELDTEADVITRATDEKSARELFERGALYVAVPDVLAAGRLAARIEAVLEADEDRREELRERSREKIESAQRPS, encoded by the coding sequence ATGGTCGTTGAGGTGATCGGCTCGCTGACCGCGATCTTCGTGCTGGCCGCCGTGTTGTTGCTGGCCGCGGGCCGCTACGGGCTGCCGGTGATCCCCTTCTATCTCGTCGCCGGGATCGTCGCCGGCTTCGTGATCGCCGAGGAGCAGCTGCTCGATCTGGCCCAGTGGGGGATCGCCTTCCTCGTGTTCCTCTTCGGCGTCGAGTTCGACACGGCCGACATCAGGGAGCTCGGGGCCGACAGCACGGTCATCGCCATCGTCCAGCTGCTGGTCACCGGCGGGGCGTTCTACCTCGTCGGCCTAGGGTTGGGCCTCGACGGGCTGAACGCGCTGTATCTCGCGATCGCGGCGGCGCTCAGCTCCTCGCTCGTCAGCCTGGGCGAGGCGAACGGGCGACCGGACGTCACCTTCGAGCGCCTGCGCGAGTCGATCCACTTCGTCGAGGACTTGCTCGCGATCGTCGTCGTCCTCTGTCTCAGCGCGTTCGTCTACTCGGCCCAGCCCGCCCTCGAGCAGCTCGCGGTCGGGATCGGTCTGGTGCTCGTGGGGCTGTTCGTCCGGCGCTACCTCTTCGATCGGATCGCGTCGCTCGCCGACGACATCGAGATCATGATGCTGGTGGGGGTGTCGTTCATCATCGGCTTCATCGCCCTCTCGGAACTCGCCGGCATCTCGATCGTCGTCGGGGCCTTCGCCGCCGGGCTCGCCGTCTCCCCCGAGTACCCCTACAACATCAAGATGCTCGACGCGATCGAGGACCTCCACGACTTCTTCGCGCCGATCTTCTTCCTCACGCTGGGAGCGTTGATCGCGATCCCGACCCTCGAGACCGCGCTGTACACGCTCGTGCTCGTGGTCGCCGTGCTGGTCGTGAACCCGGCGATCGCCGTGCTCGTCCTGCTCCGACGGGGCTACGATCCCCGGACGTCGACGCTGGCCGCCCTCGGGCTCGATCAGGTCAGCGAGTTCTCGCTGATCGTCGCCATCGGCGCGCTCGGGGCCGGCACGATCGAGGGCGCGCTGTTCGAGGCGATCGTGCTGGCCGGCGTCGTGACGATGATCGTCTCGGCGTACTCGAGCCGGTACGGCGAGGAGATCCACCGCGCACTCGCCGAGCGGGGACTGTTCGGGCCGGTCCAACGGGTCGACGAACGAAGCCGCGTTACGGACGACCTCTCCGATCACGTGATCGTCGTCGGCTACGGGACCGAGGGCAAGGAGGTCGCGCGGGCCTGCGAGGAGGCCGGCCGGGAGTTCGTCGTCATCGAGAACGACCCCGTGCTGGTCGAGGGGTTGGTCGACGACGTCGAGAACTACGTCGTCGGCGACGTGATGGGCGATCGGGTCTGGGAGGCCGCGCGGGCCGACCGGGCCGAGCTGATCGTCTCGACGGTCATCCAGGAGGAACGCTCGGCACGTGCCCTTGAGCTTGACACCGAGGCCGACGTCATCACGCGCGCGACGGACGAAAAGAGCGCGCGCGAGCTGTTCGAGCGCGGCGCGCTGTACGTCGCAGTGCCGGACGTGCTCGCGGCCGGCCGGCTCGCCGCGCGGATCGAGGCCGTCCTCGAGGCCGACGAGGACCGCCGCGAGGAGCTCCGCGAGCGGAGCCGCGAGAAGATCGAGTCCGCCCAGCGCCCCAGCTAG
- a CDS encoding RtcB family protein — MTTFDADGITLERVRENVWEITRDDGMRVPARVLASEALLEEISDDKTIQQLKNTAHLPGIQKQALCMPDGHQGYGFPVGGVAALDAEEGCISPGGVGYDINCGVRMMTTNLTYDDVDGREEELVDALFANIPSGLGGGGVVESGIDTVEAILDRGMEWALEEGYAVPADLDHCEDEGVRTDSDPSAVSQKAKDRGKNQIGSLGSGNHFLEVQRVTDVFRGDVADAYGLAEEQIVVLIHTGSRGLGHQVCTDYLRRIEQEHGDMLAELPDKELAAAPAGSELAEEYYGAMCAAINFAWVNRQLIMHRTMEVFERVFDRSHEEMEMELLYDVAHNIAKKEEHTVEGEDRELYVHRKGATRAFPAGHPEVPAAYRDVGQPVIIPGSMGAGSFVLRGGEHSMAETFGSTAHGAGRVMSRTQAKNEFWGGDVQDGLRDQDRIYVKAQSGATVAEEAPGVYKDVDEVVRVSDELGIGDKVARTFPVCNIKG, encoded by the coding sequence ATGACCACCTTCGACGCCGACGGGATCACGCTCGAGCGGGTCCGCGAGAACGTCTGGGAGATCACCCGGGACGACGGGATGCGCGTGCCGGCCCGCGTGCTCGCCAGCGAGGCGCTCTTGGAGGAGATCAGCGACGACAAGACGATCCAGCAGCTCAAGAACACCGCCCACCTGCCCGGGATCCAGAAACAGGCGCTGTGCATGCCCGACGGCCACCAGGGCTACGGCTTTCCCGTGGGCGGCGTCGCCGCGCTCGACGCCGAGGAGGGCTGTATCTCGCCCGGCGGCGTCGGCTACGACATCAACTGCGGCGTGCGGATGATGACGACGAACCTCACCTACGACGACGTCGACGGCCGCGAGGAGGAGCTCGTCGACGCGCTGTTCGCGAACATCCCCTCGGGGCTTGGCGGCGGCGGCGTCGTCGAGAGCGGGATCGACACCGTCGAGGCCATTCTGGATCGGGGCATGGAGTGGGCGCTCGAGGAGGGCTATGCCGTGCCCGCGGATCTCGATCACTGCGAGGACGAGGGCGTTCGCACCGACAGCGATCCGAGCGCGGTGAGCCAGAAGGCCAAGGACCGCGGGAAGAACCAGATCGGCTCGCTGGGCTCAGGCAACCACTTCCTCGAGGTCCAGCGCGTCACTGACGTCTTCCGCGGGGACGTCGCCGACGCCTACGGCCTCGCCGAGGAGCAGATCGTCGTCCTGATTCACACCGGCTCCCGTGGCCTGGGCCACCAGGTCTGTACGGACTACCTCCGAAGGATCGAACAGGAACACGGCGACATGCTCGCGGAGCTGCCCGACAAGGAGCTCGCGGCCGCGCCCGCGGGCTCGGAGCTGGCCGAGGAGTACTACGGCGCGATGTGTGCGGCGATCAACTTCGCGTGGGTCAACCGCCAGCTGATCATGCACCGGACGATGGAAGTGTTCGAGCGGGTCTTCGACAGGAGCCACGAGGAGATGGAGATGGAGCTGCTCTACGACGTCGCCCACAACATCGCGAAGAAAGAAGAACACACCGTCGAGGGCGAGGACCGCGAGCTCTACGTCCACCGCAAGGGCGCGACGCGGGCGTTTCCGGCGGGCCACCCCGAGGTGCCCGCGGCGTATCGTGACGTGGGCCAGCCCGTCATCATCCCCGGGAGCATGGGCGCGGGCAGTTTCGTCCTTAGGGGCGGGGAGCACTCGATGGCAGAGACGTTCGGCTCGACGGCCCACGGCGCGGGACGGGTGATGAGCCGGACGCAGGCGAAAAACGAGTTCTGGGGCGGCGACGTACAGGACGGCCTGCGCGATCAGGACCGCATTTACGTGAAGGCCCAGAGCGGCGCGACGGTCGCCGAGGAGGCCCCCGGCGTCTACAAGGACGTCGACGAGGTCGTTCGGGTCAGCGACGAGCTGGGGATCGGCGACAAGGTCGCGCGCACGTTCCCGGTCTGTAACATCAAGGGTTAG
- a CDS encoding alpha/beta hydrolase, translating into MDQSHEEAIVNGVRLHYVEAGEGPLVVLLHGFPEHWYSWREQLPALVEAGYRVVAPDMRGYNRSEKPPGVSAYRIGQLVEDVRALIEGCGAEHAHLVGHDWGGMVAWEVAVRHPESVERLVVMNAPHPSAYRRELQDPDSDQRRRSSYVLFFQLPWLPELLFRAGGRRLLRRLFREGAENPEAFDDEAIRRYERACSRPGAMTAMLNYYRAAFRGTVRSAIPGCSAPTATASDGLIDRPTLLLWGMEDEALSPRLTEGLEEWVSEVEVERIDDASHWVQMDAPDRVNDALIGFLSRD; encoded by the coding sequence ATGGATCAGTCTCACGAGGAGGCGATCGTCAACGGCGTCCGGCTGCACTACGTCGAGGCGGGCGAGGGACCCCTCGTCGTCCTCCTGCACGGGTTTCCCGAACACTGGTACAGCTGGCGCGAACAGCTCCCCGCGCTCGTCGAGGCGGGCTACCGGGTCGTCGCCCCTGACATGCGCGGCTACAACCGCTCGGAGAAACCGCCCGGCGTGAGCGCCTACCGGATCGGCCAGCTCGTCGAGGACGTCCGCGCGCTGATCGAGGGCTGCGGGGCCGAGCACGCCCACCTCGTCGGCCACGACTGGGGCGGGATGGTCGCCTGGGAGGTCGCCGTCCGCCACCCCGAAAGCGTCGAGCGGCTGGTCGTCATGAACGCCCCCCACCCGAGCGCGTATCGCCGCGAGCTTCAGGACCCCGACTCCGACCAGCGGCGCCGCTCGTCGTACGTGCTGTTCTTCCAGCTCCCGTGGCTGCCCGAGCTCCTCTTCCGGGCGGGCGGACGACGCCTGCTGCGGCGGCTGTTCCGCGAGGGCGCGGAGAACCCCGAGGCGTTCGACGACGAGGCGATCCGCCGGTACGAACGGGCCTGCTCGCGCCCGGGCGCGATGACCGCCATGTTGAACTACTATCGCGCGGCGTTTCGGGGGACGGTCCGGTCGGCGATCCCCGGCTGTAGCGCGCCGACGGCGACCGCGAGCGACGGGCTGATCGATCGGCCGACGCTGCTGCTCTGGGGGATGGAGGACGAAGCGCTCTCCCCGCGGCTCACCGAGGGGCTCGAGGAGTGGGTGTCCGAGGTCGAAGTCGAACGGATCGACGACGCGAGCCACTGGGTCCAGATGGACGCCCCCGATCGTGTCAACGACGCCCTGATCGGGTTTCTCAGTCGAGACTGA
- a CDS encoding translation initiation factor eIF-2B translates to MIDETVAEIEGMQTHSSSVVAVKAARALTELLEREYATVEEFVRDLERNSSVLRRANPSHASLFNVQHSITREVDEDEPEDVASAKAALADAIDRAVERVEDGKDRAASHTAETLEDGMTVLTHDYSSTVNAAIERAVEEGNELSVYVTEARPRLAGRKTARHLAGIDGVEPTLIVDSAAGNYLEECDCVLMGMDCLVGDTLYNRVGTYPIAATAADLDVPMRVTGSGAKLIDSGFVFENDYRPASEVLLEPAEGFAVENPLYDATPIRLLDAIITDDGAMAF, encoded by the coding sequence ATGATCGACGAGACGGTCGCGGAGATCGAGGGGATGCAGACCCACAGCTCCTCGGTCGTCGCCGTCAAGGCCGCACGCGCGCTCACGGAGCTGCTCGAACGCGAGTACGCGACGGTCGAGGAGTTCGTCAGGGACCTCGAACGCAACAGCTCGGTGCTCCGACGGGCGAACCCCTCGCATGCCTCGCTGTTCAACGTCCAGCACTCGATAACCCGCGAGGTCGACGAGGACGAGCCCGAGGACGTCGCGTCGGCGAAGGCGGCGCTGGCCGACGCGATCGATCGGGCGGTCGAGCGCGTCGAGGACGGCAAGGATCGGGCCGCCTCCCACACCGCCGAGACCCTCGAGGACGGGATGACGGTCCTGACCCACGACTACTCCTCGACGGTCAACGCGGCGATCGAACGGGCGGTCGAGGAGGGGAACGAACTGTCGGTCTACGTCACCGAGGCCCGCCCCCGGCTCGCGGGGCGAAAGACAGCCCGCCATCTCGCCGGGATCGACGGCGTCGAGCCGACGTTGATCGTCGACAGCGCGGCGGGCAACTACCTCGAGGAGTGTGACTGCGTGCTGATGGGGATGGACTGTCTGGTCGGGGACACGCTGTACAACCGCGTGGGGACCTACCCGATCGCGGCGACCGCCGCGGACCTCGACGTCCCGATGCGGGTCACGGGCTCGGGGGCGAAGCTGATCGACAGCGGGTTCGTCTTCGAGAACGACTACCGGCCGGCCAGCGAGGTGCTGCTCGAGCCCGCCGAGGGGTTCGCCGTCGAGAACCCGCTGTACGACGCGACCCCCATCAGGCTGCTCGACGCGATCATCACTGACGACGGCGCGATGGCGTTCTAA